The following proteins are co-located in the Streptosporangium brasiliense genome:
- a CDS encoding ABC transporter substrate-binding protein, which translates to MRPVRTAFAGALLGVLALAGCGQSPAPAPSDASAPGASPASSGAADFPVTVEAGNGPVAIAKRPERIVSLSPTATETLFAVGAGPQVVAVDDQSNHPAEAPKTDLSGFKPNAEAIIAQKPDLVVLANDSDGIVAKLTKVNVPVLLEPSAAKLDETYDQIADLGTATGNKAKAEEVVAGMKQEMGRLMATVPTDKKLTFYHELDSTPYSVTSTTFIGQIYGMFGLANIADKAPDPAGGYPKLSAEFVAQADPDLIFLADTKCCAQSKDTLAKRPGWSKLSALKNDRVVALDDDIASRWGPRVVDLAKQVGEAVQKAATE; encoded by the coding sequence TTGAGGCCCGTACGTACCGCCTTCGCCGGCGCGCTGCTCGGTGTGCTGGCCCTGGCCGGATGCGGTCAGAGCCCCGCCCCCGCCCCCTCGGACGCGTCCGCCCCCGGCGCGTCCCCGGCGTCCTCGGGCGCCGCTGACTTCCCCGTCACGGTGGAGGCGGGCAACGGCCCGGTCGCCATCGCCAAGCGGCCCGAGCGGATCGTCTCGCTGTCGCCCACCGCCACCGAGACCCTGTTCGCCGTCGGGGCCGGACCCCAGGTCGTCGCGGTCGACGACCAGTCGAACCACCCCGCCGAGGCGCCGAAGACCGACCTGTCGGGCTTCAAGCCGAACGCGGAGGCGATCATCGCCCAGAAGCCCGACCTGGTGGTGCTCGCCAACGACAGCGACGGCATCGTGGCCAAGCTGACCAAGGTCAACGTCCCGGTGCTGCTGGAGCCCTCGGCCGCCAAGCTCGACGAGACCTACGACCAGATCGCCGACCTCGGCACGGCCACCGGCAACAAGGCCAAGGCCGAGGAGGTCGTGGCCGGGATGAAGCAGGAGATGGGCCGGCTCATGGCGACCGTGCCCACGGACAAGAAGCTCACCTTCTACCACGAGCTGGACTCCACGCCCTACTCGGTCACCTCCACCACCTTCATCGGCCAGATCTACGGCATGTTCGGCCTGGCCAACATCGCCGACAAGGCCCCCGACCCGGCCGGCGGCTATCCCAAGCTCTCCGCCGAGTTCGTCGCCCAGGCCGACCCGGACCTCATCTTCCTGGCCGACACCAAGTGCTGCGCCCAGTCCAAGGACACCCTCGCCAAGCGCCCCGGCTGGTCCAAGCTGTCGGCCCTCAAGAACGACCGGGTCGTCGCCCTCGACGATGACATCGCCTCCCGCTGGGGCCCGCGTGTGGTGGACCTGGCCAAGCAGGTCGGCGAGGCCGTGCAGAAGGCCGCGACCGAATAA
- a CDS encoding cytochrome P450, which produces MITANDFDVSAAWHVAAPYDFLRVLRRERPVFRSEHLGAYVITRYEDVRAAYGDPRRFSSEGSLTISRTLSEETRRTLGEHGSFLSSFVANIDPPAHTRLRRSVSRAFTPRAVAAMRRRFSDLNEELLERALPRGGGDFVAELAHPPSVKLTARFIGVPEADEAFVQERVKDWFQLFLSPQPAERQPVLAEGFLTYLDYVDKLVAARAAEPRDDFVSLMASLIGTELSHREVVELISTILLGGNDTVPNQLGNSVLRLLREGAWPVPPAMVQSAVEECMRIDGASLGSFRHTTTDVEMHGVTIPAGSLCLLSTDSAAHDETVFTEPERFRIDRRNADAHMTLGYGIHFCVGAALARLQLRTALEVLGRRLPGLRLAPGGPIAYRASIVGRGLSALHVEW; this is translated from the coding sequence ATGATCACCGCTAACGACTTCGACGTCAGCGCGGCCTGGCACGTCGCCGCGCCGTACGACTTCCTGCGCGTGCTCCGCCGGGAGCGGCCGGTCTTCCGCAGCGAGCATCTGGGCGCCTACGTCATCACCCGGTACGAGGACGTGCGCGCCGCCTACGGCGATCCGCGGCGATTCTCCTCCGAGGGATCGTTGACGATCTCCCGCACCCTCTCCGAGGAGACCAGGCGGACGCTGGGCGAGCACGGCTCGTTCCTGTCCAGCTTCGTCGCCAACATCGACCCTCCCGCGCACACCCGGCTGCGCCGGTCGGTGTCGCGGGCCTTCACCCCCCGCGCGGTCGCCGCGATGCGCCGGCGCTTCAGCGACCTGAACGAGGAGCTGCTGGAGCGGGCCCTCCCCCGGGGCGGGGGCGACTTCGTCGCCGAGCTCGCCCACCCGCCGTCGGTCAAGCTCACCGCCCGCTTCATCGGCGTCCCCGAGGCGGACGAGGCGTTCGTCCAGGAGCGGGTGAAGGACTGGTTCCAGCTCTTCCTGTCGCCGCAGCCGGCCGAGCGCCAGCCCGTGCTGGCGGAGGGCTTCCTGACCTACCTGGACTACGTCGACAAGCTGGTCGCCGCCCGCGCCGCCGAGCCGCGGGACGACTTCGTGTCGCTGATGGCCTCGCTGATCGGCACCGAGCTGTCGCACCGCGAGGTCGTCGAGCTGATCTCCACGATCCTGCTCGGCGGCAACGACACCGTGCCCAACCAGCTCGGCAACAGCGTGCTGCGGCTGCTGCGCGAGGGGGCCTGGCCCGTCCCGCCCGCCATGGTCCAGAGCGCGGTCGAGGAGTGCATGCGCATCGACGGGGCCAGCCTCGGCTCCTTCCGCCACACCACGACGGACGTCGAGATGCACGGCGTCACCATCCCCGCCGGCTCGCTCTGCCTGCTGTCCACCGACTCCGCGGCGCACGACGAGACCGTTTTCACCGAGCCCGAGCGGTTCCGGATCGACCGCCGCAACGCCGACGCGCACATGACGCTGGGGTACGGCATCCACTTCTGTGTCGGCGCCGCGCTCGCCCGCCTCCAGCTCCGCACCGCCCTGGAGGTGCTCGGCCGCCGCCTGCCGGGGCTGCGCCTGGCGCCGGGCGGGCCGATCGCCTACCGCGCCTCGATCGTCGGCCGGGGCCTGAGCGCGCTGCACGTGGAGTGGTGA
- a CDS encoding Gfo/Idh/MocA family protein, which translates to MTISVGLVGAGPWAEMVHAPMLAAGPDTRLAGVWARRPQAAARFGVPVFERVEELFDNCEAVAFSVPPAVQAELGVLAAKAGKALLLEKPLAADLDGARRLAEAVGEAGVASQMVLTWRYSAATRSFLARVSAIEPFGGHAANISGALLGGDFATPWRLERGAILDVGPHMIDMLDAALGRVTGVRAHGNPLGWVGLLLEHETGAVSEASLCMSVPGQTPPSTVDVYGRLGRESITGDQLGPDVFAVMLAEFAETVRGGGGHPLDAAHGLRLQEIIAAAEKQLG; encoded by the coding sequence GTGACGATATCTGTGGGGTTGGTGGGCGCGGGGCCCTGGGCGGAGATGGTGCACGCGCCGATGCTGGCGGCCGGACCGGACACGCGCCTGGCGGGCGTGTGGGCGCGGCGTCCCCAGGCGGCCGCGAGGTTCGGCGTCCCGGTCTTCGAACGCGTCGAGGAGCTGTTCGACAACTGCGAGGCGGTCGCCTTCTCGGTGCCGCCCGCCGTACAGGCCGAGCTGGGCGTGCTCGCCGCCAAGGCGGGCAAGGCGCTGCTGCTGGAGAAGCCGCTCGCGGCCGACCTCGACGGGGCACGGCGGCTGGCCGAGGCGGTCGGCGAGGCGGGAGTGGCCTCGCAGATGGTCCTCACCTGGCGTTACTCCGCCGCCACCCGGTCCTTCCTGGCGCGGGTCTCGGCCATCGAGCCGTTCGGCGGGCACGCCGCCAACATCTCCGGGGCGCTGCTCGGCGGCGACTTCGCCACCCCGTGGCGGCTGGAGCGCGGCGCGATCCTCGACGTCGGCCCGCACATGATCGACATGCTGGACGCCGCGCTCGGCCGTGTCACCGGGGTGCGCGCCCACGGCAACCCGCTGGGCTGGGTCGGCCTGCTGCTGGAGCACGAGACGGGCGCGGTGAGCGAGGCCTCGCTGTGCATGAGCGTGCCGGGTCAGACGCCGCCCTCCACCGTGGACGTCTACGGCCGGCTGGGCCGGGAGTCCATCACCGGCGACCAGCTCGGCCCGGACGTCTTCGCCGTCATGCTCGCGGAGTTCGCCGAGACCGTGCGCGGAGGTGGGGGCCACCCCCTCGACGCCGCGCACGGCCTGCGCCTCCAGGAGATCATCGCCGCCGCGGAGAAGCAGCTCGGCTAG
- a CDS encoding FecCD family ABC transporter permease: MLAALLIGAADIAPERVALQLLDWLPIVSADSGLAPVEQGLLWELRLPRVLLAAIVGGLLAVAGAAYQGVFRNPLADPYLLGAAAGAGLTTTAAIVFMKGDDQALVIPAAAFAGAVGGVLLAYALGNVAGRGGGTATLVLAGVAVTSFLTAVQTFLQQLRVEELQRIYAWILGDVGGGWSQIGLAAPYAAASVVVMLLHGRLLDVLSVGDDEAGSLGLNVARVRLVVLLAASLATASAVAVSGLIGFVGIVVPHVVRRLAGGSYRSVLPLSLIGGAAFLVLADLIARTVLAPAELPIGVVTAFVGAPFFVAVLRMTRRVET, from the coding sequence ATGCTCGCCGCCCTGCTGATCGGCGCGGCGGACATCGCGCCGGAGAGGGTGGCGCTGCAACTGCTCGACTGGCTGCCGATCGTCTCGGCCGACTCGGGGCTGGCGCCGGTCGAGCAGGGCCTGCTGTGGGAGCTCCGGCTGCCCAGGGTCCTGCTGGCCGCGATCGTCGGCGGGCTGCTGGCCGTCGCGGGCGCCGCCTACCAGGGCGTCTTCCGCAACCCGCTGGCCGACCCCTACCTGCTGGGGGCCGCCGCGGGAGCCGGTCTCACCACCACGGCGGCGATCGTGTTCATGAAAGGCGACGACCAGGCCCTCGTCATCCCGGCCGCCGCGTTCGCGGGGGCCGTCGGCGGTGTCCTGCTCGCCTACGCGCTGGGCAACGTCGCGGGCCGGGGCGGCGGCACCGCCACGCTGGTCCTGGCCGGCGTGGCCGTCACCTCCTTCCTCACCGCCGTCCAGACCTTCCTGCAGCAGCTCAGGGTGGAGGAGCTCCAGCGCATCTACGCCTGGATCCTCGGCGACGTCGGCGGCGGCTGGAGCCAGATCGGGCTGGCCGCCCCGTACGCCGCCGCCTCGGTGGTGGTCATGCTGCTCCACGGCAGGCTGCTCGACGTGCTCTCGGTCGGCGACGACGAGGCCGGCAGCCTCGGCCTCAACGTCGCCCGCGTCCGGCTCGTCGTGCTGCTGGCCGCCTCCCTGGCCACCGCCTCGGCCGTCGCGGTCAGCGGGCTGATCGGTTTCGTCGGCATCGTGGTCCCGCACGTGGTCCGGCGGCTGGCCGGGGGCTCCTACCGGAGCGTGCTCCCGCTCTCGCTGATCGGCGGCGCCGCCTTCCTCGTCCTCGCCGACCTGATCGCCCGGACCGTGCTGGCCCCGGCCGAGCTGCCCATCGGTGTGGTCACCGCCTTCGTCGGCGCGCCGTTCTTCGTCGCCGTGCTGCGGATGACCAGGCGGGTGGAGACATGA